Proteins encoded by one window of Lathyrus oleraceus cultivar Zhongwan6 chromosome 1, CAAS_Psat_ZW6_1.0, whole genome shotgun sequence:
- the LOC127114977 gene encoding uncharacterized protein LOC127114977 encodes MSSSSNDESNMVTHPSKVETPKPPPSSSSKPEFHLTLVVSNISNNIPIVLDMEPDCYDTWKRLTNLSQDNQNARAATLEHEFSGVHMETFPNVYAYCPCMKKIFDQLRDVTSPMYNRCLVLQLISVLTDSYQGVATLIRQSNSLPFFH; translated from the exons ATGTCTTCCTCATCCAACGATGAAAGCAACATGGTGACTCATCCTTCTAAGGTGGAAACCCCAAAACCACCTCCATCATCCTCTTCCAAGCCGGAATTTCATCTCACTCTCGTTGTTTCCAACATTAGCAATAATATTCCTATTGTTCTTGACATGGAACCTGATTGTTACGACACATGG AAGCGTTTGACGAACCTCTCCCAGGATAATCAGAACGCACGTGCTGCCACACTTGAGCATGAATTCTCTGGTGTTCACATGGAGACTTTTCCAAATGTCTATGCATATTGTCCATGTATGAAGAAGATTTTTGACCAGTTACGGGATGTCACTTCTCCTATGTATAATCGTTGTCTAGTCCTTCAGCTCATCTCCGTTCTTACTGATTCCTATCAGGGTGTTGCCACCTTGATTAGACAGAGTAATTCGCTCCCCTTCTTTCATTAG
- the LOC127080599 gene encoding WAT1-related protein At3g30340 isoform X2: protein MKSCEEWKPFMIMIAIDVSFAVVNILLKKVLEEGMNHLVFITYRLSIATVFVGSIGYFKERNSRPRLTFRILCYLFFSAIVGLETVNIKCNSGRAKILGTLVCIVGALMLTLFKGKGLFNFSHSESSLKLLASTRTQEKWTIGVIALILGTVFWSSWFILQSKISKRYPCQYSSTAIMSFFGAIQSAVICLFIDHNLSIWALRGKIQIIAILYAGIVGSGLCFVGMSWCVKKRGPVFTAAFSPFVQIMAAMIDIPVLHEQLYLGSVVGSILVMIGLYILLWGKSKEVQKRLIKLAEEAEKTKEQEPQQPQIQLLTVSCDSRCQ from the exons ATGAAGAGTTGTGAAGAATGGAAACCTTTTATGATAATGATAGCAATTGATGTTTCTTTTGCTGTTGTGAATATTCTTCTCAAGAAAGTCCTTGAAGAAGGAATGAACCATTTGGTTTTTATCACGTATCGTCTCTCGATTGCTACCGTTTTTGTCGGCTCAATCGGTTACTTTAAGGAAAG AAATAGCAGGCCGCGACTCACATTTCGAATTTTATGCTACCTCTTTTTCAGTGCCATTGTTGG ATTAGAGACGGTGAACATCAAATGCAACAGTGGAAGAGCCAAGATTCTTGGTACATTGGTGTGTATAGTTGGAGCATTGATGTTGACACTTTTCAAAGGAAAGGGTCTGTTTAATTTTTCTCACTCCGAGTCATCATTGAAGCTACTAGCATCTACAAGAACACAAGAGAAATGGACTATTGGTGTCATAGCTTTGATTTTGGGAACAGTCTTTTGGTCTTCTTGGTTCATTTTACAATCTAAAATAAGTAAAAGATATCCATGCCAGTATTCTAGCACCGCAATCATGAGCTTCTTTGGAGCCATTCAATCGGCTGTCATTTGCTTGTTCATTGATCATAACTTGTCTATATGGGCTCTTAGAGGAAAGATACAAATAATTGCTATTTTGTATGCC GGAATAGTTGGATCAGGTTTGTGCTTTGTGGGCATGTCATGGTGTGTCAAGAAGAGAGGTCCGGTCTTTACGGCAGCATTCAGTCCATTTGTTCAGATAATGGCAGCCATGATTGATATTCCTGTCTTGCATGAACAACTCTATCTTGGAAG TGTGGTGGGATCAATCTTGGTGATGATTGGATTATATATTCTTCTATGGGGTAAGAGCAAGGAAGTTCAGAAACGTTTGATTAAGCTAGCAGAGGAAGCTGAAAAAACCAAAGAACAGGAGCCACAACAACCTCAAATACAGCTCTTAACAGTGTCTTGTGACTCACGGTGTCAATAA
- the LOC127080599 gene encoding WAT1-related protein At3g30340 isoform X1 has protein sequence MKSCEEWKPFMIMIAIDVSFAVVNILLKKVLEEGMNHLVFITYRLSIATVFVGSIGYFKERNSRPRLTFRILCYLFFSAIVGASVTQYFFLLGIQYTSATFACAFVNMVPVVTFLLALPFGLETVNIKCNSGRAKILGTLVCIVGALMLTLFKGKGLFNFSHSESSLKLLASTRTQEKWTIGVIALILGTVFWSSWFILQSKISKRYPCQYSSTAIMSFFGAIQSAVICLFIDHNLSIWALRGKIQIIAILYAGIVGSGLCFVGMSWCVKKRGPVFTAAFSPFVQIMAAMIDIPVLHEQLYLGSVVGSILVMIGLYILLWGKSKEVQKRLIKLAEEAEKTKEQEPQQPQIQLLTVSCDSRCQ, from the exons ATGAAGAGTTGTGAAGAATGGAAACCTTTTATGATAATGATAGCAATTGATGTTTCTTTTGCTGTTGTGAATATTCTTCTCAAGAAAGTCCTTGAAGAAGGAATGAACCATTTGGTTTTTATCACGTATCGTCTCTCGATTGCTACCGTTTTTGTCGGCTCAATCGGTTACTTTAAGGAAAG AAATAGCAGGCCGCGACTCACATTTCGAATTTTATGCTACCTCTTTTTCAGTGCCATTGTTGG AGCATCAGTCACACAATACTTCTTCCTCCTGGGGATCCAATATACTTCAGCTACATTTGCTTGCGCTTTTGTCAACATGGTGCCCGTGGTCACATTCCTATTGGCATTGCCATTTGG ATTAGAGACGGTGAACATCAAATGCAACAGTGGAAGAGCCAAGATTCTTGGTACATTGGTGTGTATAGTTGGAGCATTGATGTTGACACTTTTCAAAGGAAAGGGTCTGTTTAATTTTTCTCACTCCGAGTCATCATTGAAGCTACTAGCATCTACAAGAACACAAGAGAAATGGACTATTGGTGTCATAGCTTTGATTTTGGGAACAGTCTTTTGGTCTTCTTGGTTCATTTTACAATCTAAAATAAGTAAAAGATATCCATGCCAGTATTCTAGCACCGCAATCATGAGCTTCTTTGGAGCCATTCAATCGGCTGTCATTTGCTTGTTCATTGATCATAACTTGTCTATATGGGCTCTTAGAGGAAAGATACAAATAATTGCTATTTTGTATGCC GGAATAGTTGGATCAGGTTTGTGCTTTGTGGGCATGTCATGGTGTGTCAAGAAGAGAGGTCCGGTCTTTACGGCAGCATTCAGTCCATTTGTTCAGATAATGGCAGCCATGATTGATATTCCTGTCTTGCATGAACAACTCTATCTTGGAAG TGTGGTGGGATCAATCTTGGTGATGATTGGATTATATATTCTTCTATGGGGTAAGAGCAAGGAAGTTCAGAAACGTTTGATTAAGCTAGCAGAGGAAGCTGAAAAAACCAAAGAACAGGAGCCACAACAACCTCAAATACAGCTCTTAACAGTGTCTTGTGACTCACGGTGTCAATAA